The genomic region CCCGCCACGCGCTCGACATCGCCCGCAGCTGGCCCAGCAGCAGCGGGTCGGCCAGGTCGGCCGGTGCCGCGTGCTCGCGGTCCTCCTGCTGCATGGCCTTCACCAGACCGCCGAGCGCGGCGTACTGGCTCACCACCGAGTCGGCGATGGCGGGCGAGATCTCCCGCGCACCGGCCTCCGCCGGGTAGGTGAGCTTGGCACCCGTGAGCGCCGGCTTGGTCCTGACCAGCTCCTCGAGCCCGGTCTGGGCCGCGTAGCCACCGGCGACCAGGCGCTGGGCGGCGGTGAGGAACTCGGTCATCTCCGACAGCGGCGCGTTCCACCGGCGCGGCGGCGTGACCAGCACGTTCCTGCCCTCGCCCTGCCAGCCTGCCCGGAACGCGAGCGCGGCCAGCGCGTTCTGCACGGACACCGGCTGGCTCTCCACCGGCGTCGTCACCCCGGACAGCGTGCGCGGACGGGACTCGCCGCCCTCCAGCGCGTCGGAGACCATCGAGTCGATCCGCACCGCGGTCACCTGGTGCTCACCGGAGGTGATCTGGGCAGGCGCGGTGCCCGGCGCGTCGGTCACGCCGGACGGGTCGAGCAGCACCGACTTCATGCCCCTGTAGTCGAGCCTGTTGTCGGTGGCGTTGTCCTGCGGGACGGCCAGCTGCTCGAACGTCGACTGGTCGAGCAGGCCACCCTCCGGCCACACCAGGTCGGGCAGCGGCTGGACCGCCAGGACGCGCTGGACCTCGCTCGCCCCGCCGTTGAGCGCGAGCGTGCGCATGTCGCCGAGCTTGGCCTTGCTCAACGCCACGAGGTCGGCGTCGGCGTCCGGCATGGCCACGACGCACCGGCCGGAGACCGCGAGCTTGAGCCGGTCGAGCCACAGCTGCGCCTCGGCCCTGCCCTTGCCCTCGACGCCGCCGCGGATGCGGTAGCCGGTGGTCATCGCCTCGACGGTGCGCAGCAGGTCGGGGTCGACCGCCAGGCACAGCGAGGTGCTCATCGACGACACGGCCTGCTCGTATGCCTGCAGCAGGCCGTACAGCCGGCCGTTGACCGACAGCGACAGCGCGAGCTCGTCGTCGACCAGCTCGGACTGGCCCTCGCCGCCGAGCCGGACCAGCCGGGGCCGGTCCGCGATCGGCCACAGCATGGTCAGCTTGGCCGGTGCGCCGGTCTTGGCCTTGGTGCCGCCACCGGGCACGCCGAGGACCGGCAGCAACGTCGACAACGCCGCCAGCCGCGCCGTGCCGCCGTAGTCGGGCTTGCCGTTGATGTTCGCGAGCACCGGGTAGATCCCGGGCTCGTCGATCCCCAGCGAGGTGGGCGCGGAGCCGCGCAACGGCACCTCGAGGGTGAAGTCCTGCTGCTGCCCCGGCTGGAGCTCCTTGGCGATCTCGGTGAACTTGGGTTGCACGAACTCGGCCGCGGCCGGCTCGCGCAACGCCTTGCGCAGGTCGTCCTCGGTGTCGAGGGGCTGGCCGCGCTCCAGCCGCAGCACGACGTCGGAGACCTTGCGATCGCCGACGTTGACGACCTTGCCGCTGATGGTGACCTTGTCCGGCGAGTCGCCCGTGACGAACCGGGGCGTCAGCTGGCCGATGTCCATCCGCAGGAACTGCGGCGGCTGCTGGCCCGGCTGCGCCGAGAGCGGCCTGGTCGCCCAGACCTGGGTGGCCGGCGCCGGCGCGAACGGCAGCGCGTCGACCTGGTCGGGTTCCTGCTGCTGCTCGACGGCGAGCACCGGCGTCGCCCCGCCCAGCAGGAACGCGCCGGCGGCAGCTGTGCAGAAGAGCTTCCTCAGGCTCACGCCGTCTCCGCCCCTTCACGGCAGCGACCGGCGAGCAGTTCGGCGGCTCGGCGGACCAGACGGCGCTCATCGGCGTACGCGAGTCGCTCGTCCAGCTCGCCGAGTGGCACCCACGCCACCTCGGTGACCTCCACGTCTTCGTCGGAAAGCTCTCCCCCCAGCGCTTCGAGGAGGAAGTGGTGAACCGTCTTGTGCACCCTGCGGTCGTCCGCGACGAACCAGTAGTCGATCGACCCCAGCGGGCGCAGGACCCTGCTATGAATACCGGTCTCCTCGGCGACCTCGCGCACCGCGGTCTGTTCCGCGGTCTCGCCGGCCTCGATGTGACCCTTCGGCAAAGACCACAGCAACCGGCCGCGCCGGTCAAGTCTTCCGATCACCGCGGCCCGCTGCTCACCGTCGAGCACCAGGCCACCCGCCGACGTCTCGTCGACCGTCTTCAGCCGCCGGCCCCGGCGCCGCTTCCGGCGCCCCGGGGAGGCACCTCCGGATCGAGCAGCAGACGGGGGCATACGGCCGATCGTACTTACGAACGTTAAGTACGCTGGTTTCTCGTGTCTCGATCGCTCCAGCAGAATGCGGTGGTGGAAGAGCCCGCCATCACACCAGTCGTCGCCGAGCTCGCCGAGCGGTTCGCGACCGCCGGCAAGCACCTCTACCTCGTGGGTGGGAGTGTGCGCGACGCCGTGCTGGGGCGCCCGACGAACGACTTCGACTTCACCACCGACGCGCGGCCGGCCGAGATCCAGAGGATCCTCGGCGGCTGGTCCGACGCCCAGTGGGACACCGGGATCGCGTTCGGCACGGTCGGCGCGTCCAAGCAGGGCGAGATCCTGGAGATCACGACGTTCCGGGCGGACGTCTACGACGGCGTCACCCGCAACCCCGAGGTCACGTTCGGCGACTCCATCGACGGCGACCTGGTCCGCCGCGACTTCACCGTCAACGCCATGGCGTTCGACGTGGCCGCGCGCCGGTTCGTCGACCCGACCGGTGGCCTGCGGGCCGCACGGCAGGGCGTGCTGGACACGCCGGCGACCCCTCAGGAGTCGTTCGGCGACGACCCGCTGCGGATGCTGCGGGCGGCCAGGTTCGTCTCCCAGCTCGGCTTCACCGCGGCGCCGCGGGTGGTCGAGGCGATGCGGTCGATGGCAGGCCAGATCGCCCGCATCACGCCGGAGCGCGTGCAGGTGGAGCTCTCGAAGCTCCTGTGCGGGGCGCACCCCCGCCGCGGCATCGAGCTCATGGTCGAGACCGGTCTGGCGGACATCGTGCTGCCAGAGCTCACGGCCATGAAGCTGGAAATCGACGAACACCATCAGCACAAGGACGTCTTCGACCACTCCCTGGTTGTGCTCGAACAGGCAATTGATCTAGAAGAAGTTGATCAATCACCCGATCTGGTGCTCCGCATCGCCGCGTTGCTGCACGACATCGGCAAACCGGCCACCAGGAAGTTCGAGTCCAGTGGCGGTGTCTCGTTCCACCACCACGAGGTCGTGGGCGCGAAGATGGTCCGCAAGCGCTTGCGCGCGTTGCGGTACTCGAAGGAGATCACCGAGGACGTCGCCAAGCTCGTCTACCTCCACCTGCGGTTCCACGGCTACGGCAACGGTGAGTGGACCGACTCGGCCGTGCGCCGGTACGTGACGGACGCCGGCGACCTGCTGACGCGGTTGCACAAGCTCGTCCGTGCGGATTGCACGACGCGCAACAGGCGCAAGGCGAACCAGCTGCAGCGGACGTACGACTCTCTTGAGGAACGCATCGCGCGGATCGCGGCCGAGGAAGACCTCGCCCGCGTGCGGCCCGACCTCGACGGCAACGAGATCACGAAGCTGCTCGGCCTGCCGCCGGGCCGCCAGGTCGGTGCCGCGTGGAAGTTCCTCAAGGAACTGAGGCTGGACCGCGGGCCGCTGGACCGCGACGAAGCCGAGGCCGCGTTGCTCGAGTGGGCTCGTGAACAGGGTCTTACGCCACCAAACGGGTGACTCATCGTAAGTGCATGAAATCCCCGCGTTAGCGATCTGACAGCGCCACCGGGCACCATGGGTAGTGCTCATGGGGGTGATGCAGATGTTCGCTTGGGGACTTTCCGCTGGTCCGGCCGTGCACGACCTGGACGAGCTGACCGATGACCAACGCGCCGTGCTGCGCT from Lentzea guizhouensis harbors:
- a CDS encoding CCA tRNA nucleotidyltransferase; translated protein: MSRSLQQNAVVEEPAITPVVAELAERFATAGKHLYLVGGSVRDAVLGRPTNDFDFTTDARPAEIQRILGGWSDAQWDTGIAFGTVGASKQGEILEITTFRADVYDGVTRNPEVTFGDSIDGDLVRRDFTVNAMAFDVAARRFVDPTGGLRAARQGVLDTPATPQESFGDDPLRMLRAARFVSQLGFTAAPRVVEAMRSMAGQIARITPERVQVELSKLLCGAHPRRGIELMVETGLADIVLPELTAMKLEIDEHHQHKDVFDHSLVVLEQAIDLEEVDQSPDLVLRIAALLHDIGKPATRKFESSGGVSFHHHEVVGAKMVRKRLRALRYSKEITEDVAKLVYLHLRFHGYGNGEWTDSAVRRYVTDAGDLLTRLHKLVRADCTTRNRRKANQLQRTYDSLEERIARIAAEEDLARVRPDLDGNEITKLLGLPPGRQVGAAWKFLKELRLDRGPLDRDEAEAALLEWAREQGLTPPNG
- a CDS encoding DUF6049 family protein, whose protein sequence is MSLRKLFCTAAAGAFLLGGATPVLAVEQQQEPDQVDALPFAPAPATQVWATRPLSAQPGQQPPQFLRMDIGQLTPRFVTGDSPDKVTISGKVVNVGDRKVSDVVLRLERGQPLDTEDDLRKALREPAAAEFVQPKFTEIAKELQPGQQQDFTLEVPLRGSAPTSLGIDEPGIYPVLANINGKPDYGGTARLAALSTLLPVLGVPGGGTKAKTGAPAKLTMLWPIADRPRLVRLGGEGQSELVDDELALSLSVNGRLYGLLQAYEQAVSSMSTSLCLAVDPDLLRTVEAMTTGYRIRGGVEGKGRAEAQLWLDRLKLAVSGRCVVAMPDADADLVALSKAKLGDMRTLALNGGASEVQRVLAVQPLPDLVWPEGGLLDQSTFEQLAVPQDNATDNRLDYRGMKSVLLDPSGVTDAPGTAPAQITSGEHQVTAVRIDSMVSDALEGGESRPRTLSGVTTPVESQPVSVQNALAALAFRAGWQGEGRNVLVTPPRRWNAPLSEMTEFLTAAQRLVAGGYAAQTGLEELVRTKPALTGAKLTYPAEAGAREISPAIADSVVSQYAALGGLVKAMQQEDREHAAPADLADPLLLGQLRAMSSAWRGNEDGARTAAYISESEISSLSGLVSVTPPNSPILLGSGDSPIPVTITNKLDVRVTVRIVLAETPGIRARELADQVLPARGERVVRVPVEVLRSGRFPVNVRLTTPDGVALGDTVKLEVSSSAYGTITVIVTVVAAIALVLLSGRRIIRRVRARNGENGDDAPSIENVTPEKSSA
- a CDS encoding NUDIX hydrolase → MPPSAARSGGASPGRRKRRRGRRLKTVDETSAGGLVLDGEQRAAVIGRLDRRGRLLWSLPKGHIEAGETAEQTAVREVAEETGIHSRVLRPLGSIDYWFVADDRRVHKTVHHFLLEALGGELSDEDVEVTEVAWVPLGELDERLAYADERRLVRRAAELLAGRCREGAETA